One genomic region from Candidatus Tisiphia endosymbiont of Dioctria linearis encodes:
- a CDS encoding beta-ketoacyl-ACP synthase III — translation MTCKILGCGAYLPERIITNAELSLSVDTNDEWIRSRTGILQRHIAADDEYTSHLATKASQSAIDDAGLNPASIDLIITCTTTPDNSFPSTASKLQGYLGLGNVPSFDLQAVCSGFIYGLHVADSLMKSRKYKTILLVGAEKMSSLIDWSDRNTCILFGDGAGAVILQYSDDNSGVIDSNIYSDGRSCDILYTDGGVSSNGRSGKIKMKGQEVFRQAVEKMSKTCEEILYNNLFTAENVDHFIPHQANVRIIDAVVDRLKIDPSKVVKTVAKHANCSAASIPLALASLKAYGNIKKGDILLFTAIGAGVTWGSALIRW, via the coding sequence ATGACTTGTAAAATTCTTGGGTGTGGTGCCTATTTGCCGGAGCGTATTATTACTAATGCAGAATTATCGCTATCGGTTGATACTAACGATGAATGGATTCGCTCAAGGACTGGTATATTACAAAGACATATCGCAGCTGATGATGAATATACATCACATTTAGCTACTAAAGCTAGTCAGAGTGCTATAGATGATGCTGGATTAAATCCGGCATCTATAGATTTGATAATTACCTGTACCACTACTCCAGACAATAGTTTTCCTTCTACCGCCTCTAAGTTACAAGGTTATCTAGGGCTTGGTAATGTACCTTCATTTGACCTACAGGCAGTATGCTCGGGGTTTATATACGGTTTACATGTTGCCGACTCTTTGATGAAATCTAGAAAATATAAAACCATATTATTAGTTGGTGCTGAAAAAATGTCGTCTCTAATAGATTGGAGCGATAGAAATACTTGTATTTTATTTGGTGACGGTGCCGGTGCGGTAATTCTGCAATATAGCGATGATAATTCCGGTGTAATAGATAGTAATATTTATTCAGATGGTCGTTCTTGTGATATTCTTTACACTGATGGTGGTGTAAGCAGCAATGGCAGAAGCGGTAAAATAAAAATGAAAGGACAGGAAGTTTTTAGACAGGCAGTAGAAAAGATGAGTAAGACATGTGAAGAAATATTGTATAATAATCTTTTTACTGCAGAGAATGTTGACCATTTTATTCCACATCAGGCAAATGTAAGAATTATAGATGCCGTTGTAGATCGACTAAAAATCGATCCAAGTAAAGTAGTAAAAACGGTTGCAAAACATGCTAATTGTTCGGCTGCTTCAATTCCTTTAGCCCTTGCTTCTCTTAAAGCTTATGGTAATATCAAAAAAGGTGATATATTGCTTTTCACGGCTATTGGTGCTGGAGTAACTTGGGGATCGGCTTTAATCAGATGGTAG
- the rpmF gene encoding 50S ribosomal protein L32, whose translation MAVPKKKTSKSRRNMRRSHLALGKINVVIDSQTGEYKLPHHISLADGTYNGRQVIVQKQEKDEEVA comes from the coding sequence ATGGCAGTTCCAAAAAAGAAAACATCAAAATCAAGACGCAACATGAGACGTTCTCACCTTGCACTTGGTAAAATTAATGTAGTAATAGATTCTCAGACGGGAGAATATAAGCTTCCTCATCACATATCTTTAGCTGATGGCACATATAATGGTCGTCAAGTTATTGTCCAGAAGCAAGAAAAAGATGAAGAAGTAGCATAA
- a CDS encoding outer membrane protein assembly factor BamE codes for MKFIIIQTFLISSILLTLCSCKTIESRGQYIDDNLLTTLEEKKLNKSEVEDLVGTPTIIPDYTPNTWYYVQRSLARRAWLEPKVIEQKIVKITFNKKNIIEEVLVLCDSHKDDINIMGEYTKTYGTELNGLQKFVKNIGRFNKTTEGKKKKKR; via the coding sequence ATGAAATTCATTATAATTCAAACTTTTCTTATTTCATCTATATTACTCACATTGTGTAGTTGTAAAACTATAGAATCAAGGGGGCAGTATATTGATGATAATTTATTAACTACACTTGAAGAAAAAAAACTTAACAAATCGGAAGTAGAAGATTTAGTTGGTACGCCAACAATTATACCTGACTATACTCCTAATACTTGGTATTATGTTCAACGTTCTTTAGCTAGGAGAGCATGGCTTGAACCAAAAGTAATTGAACAAAAAATAGTAAAAATTACTTTTAATAAAAAAAATATAATAGAAGAAGTTTTAGTACTTTGTGATTCGCATAAAGATGATATAAATATAATGGGAGAATATACGAAAACTTATGGTACAGAATTAAACGGACTACAAAAATTTGTAAAGAATATTGGTAGGTTCAATAAAACTACAGAGGGAAAAAAGAAAAAGAAACGATAA